gatccaggtccaacagaacctcctccatggttctggatcatcctgctaacaagcagatccaggtccaacagaacctcctccgcagttctggatcgtcctgctaacagatccaggtccaatcagaacctcctccgcagttctggatcgtcctgctaacaagcagatccaggtccaacagaacctcctccgcagttctggatcgtcctgctaacagatccaggtccaatcagaacctcctccgctgaggacatgaactgactttactgacatcgtcctgcatgaatgaaagcccagtggacatcggaccgccaccaccaacagaactatcactgattcaaaggcttccgtcttctgtgcaggtaccgggttagggttctggtaccgttgtctTGGTCCCGGgtggtttattgattatctgaactctaaagttacacagaaaacagcaaacgacaataaaagaaacaaaacttctgtccaactcttcaaacccatgatctggaccatcagagagacagaaatgtgtccccaccttcaccccctgatcccagtctcaccccagttggtccagatctttcctttgtccagtctggtgaccaagtcgtccttcacaccgaagagctggaacacacagtcgtacctcctccagtcttcagccgccgccgatgaaaggtccaggtccacactcatctggaaggttccgtcatggttggggaggatctctccgtgctccacctcctcatgaagctcctccccatccttcctccagaagagagcggctctgtctgggtagaaacctgtagcgaagcagctgacgggagaggaaggagtcttctggaggagaaacactgaggggagctctggaggaggagacaaagacacgttagagaggggagctctggaggaggagacaaagacacgttagagaggggagctctggaggaggagacaaagacacgctagagaggagagatctggaggaggagacaaagacacgttagagaggggagctctggaggaggagacaaagacacgttagagaggggagctctggaggaggagacaaagacacgctagAGAGGgaagctctggaggaggagacaaagacacgctggagaggggagctctggaggaggagacaaagacacgttagagaggggagctctggaggaagagacaaagacacgctagagaggagagatctggaggaggagacaaagacacgttagagaggggagctctggaggaggagacaaagacacgttagagaggggagctctggaggaggagacaaagacacgttagagaggggagctctggaggaggagacaaagacacgttagagaggggagctctggaggaggagacaaagacacgttagagaggagagctctggaggaggagacaaagacacgttagagaggggagctctggaggaggagacagagacacgttagagaggggagctctggaggaggagacagagacacgttagagaggggagctctggaggaggagacaaagacacgtcatcaggagtcactgttgtcgccagagacactgaaacgacgcaaataaacctcagaggagaggaggcgacaaaagaagggaggagcagaggagaagaagactgaaggagagaggaggacagagaggtaaaggacagagtgtgtctctgtgtgtgggtcagaaacagcagaggaacatgaaggttgttggtttgaaactccaccaggtgatgtgcttctacctgttctcagcagagagctcctcccatactccagatacttcctcccccactcaggacactccTGGGTGTGGTAATACTTGTAGTATTCCATCAGAGCTCTatcatgatcccatctgtgtttggtgatgacagcctgaggactgggagcgatccatgtctccgtcttcaggtccaggacgatgaagtcttctccattataaccatactgacgaaaaccagtgacctctccagtctcatcgtcccactcacagccagacAGCCGCTGGAaaatgtggacacctgagagagagacagactccagtcatcgacctggtcctcactggaaccagcagaaccagcagaaccagcagaaccagtctgtgtcccggagctttagaaacccagcagtgatgcaaaagggttcctgcagaggtgtgtgtgtgtgtgtgtgtgtgtgtgtgtgtgtaggtgtgtatgtgtgtgtgtgtgtgcgtgtgtgtgtgtgtgtgtgtgtgtgtgtgtgtgtgtgtgtttacttcctacagcatgaacacaacatttaataaacacaaacaaaccttctgattggttgaagcgcttctttAAAGTTTCCATGCTGAATTTGTACCATTCTTGGTTCCACACATTGATCCTCGTCTCTcgggtccagtactctggatcctctgctgtgactttgtccatccagtcctgtttgggttctgctctcttggtcttactgtcatagtgaaacatctggacgtcatcgatcaaaccaacggacacaaactccgggaagtttgagactccagaagacgccgtgtggaaatacttcaaagagtgagtctctgaaagaaaaaccagaatcacgatctgaaggttgaacctgtttccacctgatgacatcacttcctgctctccactcacacctgaacctgtgaccaatgacaacttctggttctgatcacaggtttgaactctgaggctcctgcagctgaaacccagcagaacttcttcttctatggtttcacaaagtcgcgctggtcattttccaccatcagctgataactggcatcattttcaaggccagatgtcggagagtttgtgaattaaaacggtttgagcctaaagatttgggtttcagcaccacaacaaataaaggtgtgacccggtcccgaaacaccgtcaggtcctgatgggcagaacctgcagaacccaaagcctgtttcactcacaacagattttgtgatgaatatttctcattaatattgatatatttaatatttgaagaaCACGGTTCTGAataagaaagaacgccagtctaacaccagttataacaccagtcagcagttattacagcagttataacagcagttataacagcagttataacaccagttataacaacagttataacagcagttataacagcagttataacaccagttataacagcagttataacagcagttataatatccgttggattcagagcggattctgatcctctgacgttccaacattccctccatcatcagctgacgtctcttccttctcgtcctggttctaacagttggttctgttcaggtatcaacaggaaggttctctgatttgttctctttgagttctgacacttccattgttgttctcctcagaacctccgccgtcgtctgaagacgtggacgtcctgtttctgtgtcacgtccagaatgctgaacaaatccgtcccctgctcatagttcggtgtggaaaccgtgcggtccagtccatgctgggttctgaggctgacacgggtcagaacccatccaaacggatcaggacatttgtcagctggagaataaagctgtccactctctggtggacaaactctatcatgaagacgcagcttggaaaccatctctaaaccggtttgttgttggacctcagcagaaccaccgaccgacaccagcacacctccgtcatcaggtctgatgtccgtctgagccggaggttctgaacccatcaaattaaagaggacaaagaaggaagaactacctctgtcctcctgtcccagttggacctgaagtaaatggactttacaggaacaactttaagatgacgggtcggtaccgtttggacatttctagactcctaacatgtcaggaagtccaacgacagaaccgtcaacccagacagcaggatagaaactcacctcccaccgccccaggtacacctgtacccagaaccagaaccagaaccagaaccagaaccgaggtcttcatcgtgaactgtcccatctgcagctcaaacaacagaacagccacaagattctttaaagcttccagtccgaccgtcaagggtgaagtgaggacaaaacccgagaggagcggacttccccgtccgtctgagccaatcagaatttagtctgagccaatcagaatttagtctgagcgatgacgtcgcttgttactcggcagaactgtcacaggttgtgaatcaaaagcgaaagtagaatggatcttattttaagctgcgtcagagtctttgtttgagcgtctcagcaggttctgagttctggacgctgaaaacttctggaccgacagaaacatgagccgctgttgatgtttgatccggatgctgctccgctttctgctccactttcactgcgctcatgttcctggtagagtcaatgcggaataataaaagtcccaccttgagttcttcagctgagacaacagaacccatgatccgaacagggtccatctttacctgacaggttctgctgttggtgacgtcgaggctcgacctgctggtcgttacctgagctcatcatttagcttcagtaaggaagtaaatgttatttatatattatatattattcatggatcaccttcacagacaacaagccacaaagtgcttcacaaggagaagacagcctccacgtggcctccgcatgtcgctgttaggtttctcctttttccccggttcttttattatatctcgtgttggaggtgtttattcaataatgagtcaggattataaaacgaatcaagtttactgaatgttttcagtaagtacaaagctggtaaggaaacacagcgctggactctcctacagacgcgggggggggggggggggggactctgtagaagagtcccgaatgttctacggcagtgatctttatagtgggcgtcaaaacaccctcctcccagggggtgcttacaccctcctcctgggatgggccgttagggtcctccatgtatcagttacaatgtgatGCTTTAcatgattaatctatgtgtgtgattattaccacaaagtatgtagagataaagaaactaagagtgtttgtgcaccctgtgtattgtgagcgtgctgcataactcaaatatctaacagtccccctgctgaggtggcccgaatgggtcacctcactaacctatATGAGACCTATATGTTCACTCCCTGACCAGATCCGTGGCGCCCTCCCCCCCAAGGGCATTAGCTTGGACCCCGAACCCGGCcagcagagagtgtgtgcagacaaaatggaaatcacTAACAGTAGTTTGTTTACAGCGTAAACGCGGGAGCTAACCTCCCCTACGGGCCCCAAAG
This portion of the Brachionichthys hirsutus isolate HB-005 unplaced genomic scaffold, CSIRO-AGI_Bhir_v1 contig_971, whole genome shotgun sequence genome encodes:
- the LOC137914335 gene encoding major histocompatibility complex class I-related gene protein-like, which codes for MGQFTMKTSVLVLVLVLVLGTGVPGAVGETHSLKYFHTASSGVSNFPEFVSVGLIDDVQMFHYDSKTKRAEPKQDWMDKVTAEDPEYWTRETRINVWNQEWYKFSMETLKKRFNQSEGVHIFQRLSGCEWDDETGEVTGFRQYGYNGEDFIVLDLKTETWIAPSPQAVITKHRWDHDRALMEYYKYYHTQECPEWGRKYLEYGRSSLLRTELPSVFLLQKTPSSPVSCFATGFYPDRAALFWRKDGEELHEEVEHGEILPNHDGTFQMSVDLDLSSAAAEDWRRYDCVFQLFGVKDDLVTRLDKGKIWTNWEEPTNVNAIIIIVIVIAAAVLLVLPAAVGFKRYRQRTGKPHPPSEDSAELTKRLQPEVDMQPKVDIQPEIIIQPENVGTRTE